One stretch of Roseovarius mucosus DNA includes these proteins:
- a CDS encoding cupin domain-containing protein produces MELNADFSKRVVVHSNALEWQASPMKGVDRRMLDRIGGEVARATTIVRYAPGSKFSAHTHTGGEEFIVLDGVFQDEHGDFPAGTYVRNPPTTQHTPGSEPGCTIFVKLWQFDMNDRNQFRKNMADELAAPVDGVATAILHEDSRETVTYRHLDAGASLALDAEGGLELLVIGGEITENGNELHTGSWLRLPDGGSLHAVAGANGAKLWMKTGHLVYAQPPAV; encoded by the coding sequence ATGGAACTGAATGCAGATTTCTCTAAACGCGTTGTTGTGCACTCCAATGCGCTTGAGTGGCAGGCCTCGCCCATGAAAGGCGTTGACCGGCGTATGCTCGACCGGATCGGTGGTGAAGTGGCACGCGCCACGACCATCGTGCGGTATGCGCCGGGCAGCAAGTTCTCTGCCCACACCCATACTGGTGGTGAAGAGTTCATCGTGCTCGATGGTGTTTTCCAGGATGAGCACGGCGACTTCCCCGCAGGGACCTATGTCCGCAATCCTCCTACAACGCAACATACCCCAGGGTCCGAGCCGGGTTGCACAATCTTCGTCAAGCTCTGGCAATTCGACATGAATGACCGCAACCAGTTCCGGAAAAACATGGCGGATGAACTTGCCGCTCCGGTCGACGGGGTCGCCACCGCGATCCTGCACGAGGACTCGCGCGAAACAGTCACCTATCGTCATCTTGACGCGGGCGCGTCGCTTGCTCTCGATGCAGAGGGCGGGCTGGAATTGCTCGTGATTGGTGGGGAAATCACCGAAAACGGAAACGAGCTGCACACAGGGTCGTGGCTCCGGCTTCCTGACGGCGGGTCACTGCATGCGGTTGCAGGTGCGAACGGCGCAAAGCTTTGGATGAAGACAGGGCATCTTGTTTACGCACAGCCGCCAGCGGTCTGA